A segment of the Candidatus Jettenia caeni genome:
GTTTTTATTCTATGACCATCTTTCTCTTCTCCAACCTTAGTCCATACTGTGTACTACCATAGCTGCCGGCAGACGTTATCGTATAAAAGGGGACAAGGTTTTTGTCCCGAATACCATCTTCTATTTCTCTTCTTATCTTACTGATAGTCTGCCGTATTATTTTGGGTGGAATACCTCCCTTTCTTATATACTTTTCATAAAGCTCAGAATTCCTCAAAGAATTCTTACCGAATATCTTCTCATAACATGCGACAAAGGTCTTCAATGCTTCCCTGCCCATCAGATACCCTATCGGGGTATAACAATCAATACATTCGAGGCAGTATTTCCTTTCCGGTTGCCGGCAGTGATACAGCTTTTGCTCCATAAGTATTAGGTAAAGGGATAGCTCCATCGGCGTGAGATAAATAATCCTGTCGCCGATTTCGAGTGACCTGTCACGCAGATTCACCCTGAGAGGTTCCTGTACCAGCGCCGTATCTATCCTTTCCTGTCCCTGATGGACGAGATCTCTAAAACTATTACTGCCCAGGTGTAACTTTTCCTTCAGGCGGATGAATGGCAGCTCTGCTAACTGGACACCAGCCATATCTGTGCTTATTTCTTTTTTGGTTCCGTCAGGCATCCTGCATGGTATCAGTTTCGGTTTCCTGGGAGGATAGAAGAAGTCGGGATTACTTTCGAATTCTGGCCTTACCAGAACGTGATACAGCTTGTCCCATGGCCTTCCAAAGAGCTGCAACGCGCCACCAAGATAGAACCCCATGGTCTTACGGCCTCCGGCAATAGAACAATGAATCCTTATCGTTAAGTCTTTTGCCTTTTCTCTGATAAATCCCGTTATGATGTCCCCGGCCGCCTCATTCTCTTTATTATCCCTTATATCTTGCAATGGAGCGCCATCATGGCTTTTTATTACGACAAGGCAGTCCTCGGTAAAGGATATATCGGGAAGTTTATATTCCTCTATAAGTCGCCTGAGTATACCTTGTTTGATAAGGATATCGGTAATCAGTTGTTTACCATAGGAGGTTGTTATGATATATAATTCCCTAATAAATACAGGGGGGATATTTCTGGATAGCGCATACATTGTTTCTGTAATAATCTGAGGGGTAGCGCCTGCTACGCAAATAAGGATGTCTTTCATTTTTTATATTTTCTTGACAGATCCACTTTTTGTAAATACCACATCTGACCCGTGAAGATTACAGGGAAGGGAAATTTCTCGATGGAGGCAAAGGATTGTTTTTCGGCAATTAGATGCTCGATGATGAAGGGTGCGGTACCTTTGGGTGGAGATGGAGCATTTTTGCGTCTTCCGGGAGGCGGGGTCTCGAAGATGTAGGAATAGATGCACTTCCGCTTAAGGAGACAGCCATTGCATTCCTTGCCCCTGATGGCGCAAACAACCCGCTTAAAGGCGTACCCAAAGCTACTATAAAATACGGCTCCCGGATAGGCAGGAAAGCGTATCGGTTCTTTGGCACAGACGGTGAACCTGAATTTTGCTACCCGAAACTTTTCGAGCATAGAGATCCTTATAAAAGTTGGATACTGCCTTTAACAGGAAACTTCCTAAAGAACAACTCGTTCGGTAATATAGGGATATCAATTGAGAAAATCAATAAGAAAATATAAAGAGAATAGGGAATCCCGAGAGAAGAGGCAATCATGGGGTGTTTGTCTTCTGTTTTTTTCAGAACTTTAACAAAAGACAGATAAACTATTTGATTTTATACCATACTTTTCTTGAAACACACCTCTTATTCCCCTCTTGCTAGCCTTATCCTTACCCACATCTTTAGAACACCACGAAGAAACGGTATTTATTCTACAGGGTCATACCCGGAGCCGCCAAACGGGTGGCACCTTAATATACGCCATATCCCAAGGCATATACCCCGCAGAATACCCTTCTTTCTTACAGCATCTATCATGTATTGGGAGCATGTAGGATCGTAACGGCAGGAGGGGAGCAAAAGGGGTGAGATAACAAACTGGTAAGCCTGAATGAGTTTAATGATAATGA
Coding sequences within it:
- a CDS encoding CRISPR-associated protein, encoding MKDILICVAGATPQIITETMYALSRNIPPVFIRELYIITTSYGKQLITDILIKQGILRRLIEEYKLPDISFTEDCLVVIKSHDGAPLQDIRDNKENEAAGDIITGFIREKAKDLTIRIHCSIAGGRKTMGFYLGGALQLFGRPWDKLYHVLVRPEFESNPDFFYPPRKPKLIPCRMPDGTKKEISTDMAGVQLAELPFIRLKEKLHLGSNSFRDLVHQGQERIDTALVQEPLRVNLRDRSLEIGDRIIYLTPMELSLYLILMEQKLYHCRQPERKYCLECIDCYTPIGYLMGREALKTFVACYEKIFGKNSLRNSELYEKYIRKGGIPPKIIRQTISKIRREIEDGIRDKNLVPFYTITSAGSYGSTQYGLRLEKRKMVIE